The genomic window CGGACATACCGCGGCTCGCGGATGCGTCGCGGCTGGCGGATGCGTTCCGGGCTGCGGACGCGGGAAGTGGTCCGCGGCTGCAGCCGGCGGATGTGGAGAACGCGCTTCGGGTGCGGCTGGCGGAGACCGCGAGTGGTCCGCGGCTGCGGCCGGTGGATGTGGAACACGCTCTGGGAACACGGCCGGTGGATGCGGACGGCGTTCCGGAGGAGCGGGTGGCCAGGCATCGGGCGCGGCCGGAGGTGCCGGAGCCGGAGCCGATGTCGATGCTGGGGGAAGCGTTTCGTGATCGGGCGGTTCGGACCTCAGCGGATCTGGACTCGATGCTGGCGCAGGCGGGGATCACGGGACCGCGTGCGGGTTCGGCGCATCGGGCGGTACCCGATTGGCCGGTCACGGTGGAGGGCGAGGCGGAGAGGCGCTGAACGGCTTACCAGCCGCCCTGCCGGTGGTTGATCGTTCGGCGGCCGGTCGCCGCGCTGCGATCCCCAACCCTGGCGAGATGTCGGGTGTCCTGCCCGAACCGTGACTCACCCACCACCGCCGGGTGCCCCGGCCCGGCTCGGCCTGCCAGAGCCGCCGCTCGGTGTGGTGAGTTGGGGTTCGGATCGGACCTCGATTCACCACACAGCGAGGCACCTGCCGTCCGGTGGCGAGCTGAGGTGCGGAACGAACCAGAACTCACCACGCAACGAGGCGACCGCCCAGCGGCGAGGGGCTGAGGTGGGGCCGGGAGTACGGGTGGGTCAGGCGCCGGGGCGGCGGAGTAGGCCCTCCTGGACGGCGCTGGCGATGTGGCGGCCGTCTCGGGTGAACATGCGGCCGTTGGCCAGGCCGCGGGCTCCGCTGGCGGAGGGGCTGGTGCTGTCGTAGAGGAACCATTCGTCGGCTCGGAAGGGCCGGTGGAACCAGAGCGCGTGGTCGAGGCTGGCGCCGATGACGCCGCCGGGGCCCCAGACTTCGCCGTGGGTGGAGAGGACGGCGTCGAGGAGGCTCATGTCGCTGGCGTAGGTGAGGGCGCAGGCGTGGATGAGCGGGTCGTCGGGGAGGCGGCCGTCGAAGCGCATCCAGACGCGCTGGTTGGGTTCGATGCCGCGGTCGCCGGGTGGGACCCAGCCGGGGACGCCGACGTAGCGGACGTCGACGGACTGGGGCGCGGATTTGAACATCGCCATGCGTGACGGGTATTTCTCGGCCCAGTCGAGCATGGTGGGGACGTCTTCGGGGGCGGGGACGTCCTCGGGTGCGGGGGTGTGGTGGTCGAGGCCTTCTTCGGGGATCTGGAAGGAGGCGGACATGAAGAAGATGGTCTTGCCGTGCTGGGTGGCGGTGGAGCGTCGGACGGAGAAGCTGCGGCCGTCGCGGATGGTCTCCACGTGGAACGTGATGGGGACCGTGGGGTCGCCGGCGCGGACGAAGTAGCCGTGCAGGCTGTGTACGTGCCGGGCGGGGTCGACGGTGCGGCCGGCGGCGACCAGCGCCTGTCCGGCGACTTGGCCGCCGAACACGCGCTGGGCTCCGGTCTGCGGGCTTTCGCCCTGGAAGCTGGCCGCGTCGACCTGCAACAGATCAAGGAGATCGAGAAGCTGGTCGACGGCGGCCTGTCCGTGGAGCAAGGTCACACCGTGGCCGGGTCGACCAGCGAGCCGAGCTGGTGGACGCGGAGGGTGTTGGTGGAGCCGGGGGCGTTCGGCGGGGAGCCGGCCACGACGACGACGTAGTCGCCGGGCTTGGCCAGGCCGAGGCCGAGCATCTTGGCGTCGACCTGCCGGAACATGTCGTCGGTGTGCTCGACGAAGTCGGTCAGGAAGGTTTCGACGCCCCAGCTGAGTGCGAGGGTGTTGCGGACTTCGGCGACCGGCGTGAAGGCGTAGAGCGGCAGGTCGCAGTGCAGGCGGGCGAGGCGCTTGACGGTGTCGCCGGTCTGCGAGAAGGCGACGAGGGCCTTGGCGCCGATGTTGCGGGCGATCTGGCTGGCGGCGACGGTGAGGGCGCCACCGTGGGTACGCGGGTCGTGCTGCAGGCGCGGGACGCCCATGCCGCCGCCCTCGGTGGTGGTGACGATCTTCGCCATGGTGCTGACGGTGAGGACCGGGTACTTACCGACGGAGGTCTCGCCGGAGAGCATGACCGCGTCGGTGCCGTCGAGGACGGCGTTGGCGACGTCGGAGGCCTCGGCGCGGGTCGGGCGCGAGTTCTCGATCATGGAGTCGAGCATCTGGGTGGCGACGATGACCGGCTTGGCGTTCTCGCGGCAGAGCTGGACGGCGCGCTTCTGGACCAGGGGGACCTGGTCGAGGGGCAGCTCGACGCCGAGGTCACCGCGGGCGACCATGACGCCGTCGAAGGCGAGGACGATGGCTTCGAGGTGCTCGACGGCCTCGGGCTTCTCGACCTTGGCGATGACCGGGACCCGGCGGCCCTCCTCGTCCATGATCTTGTGGACGAGGTTGATGTCCTCGGGGGCGCGGACGAAGGAGAGGGCGACGAGGTCGACGCCGAGGCTGAGGGCGAAGCGCAGGTCCTCCTCGTCCTTGTCGCTGAGGGCGGGGACGCTGACCGCGACGTTCGGCAGGGAGACGCCCTTGTTGTTGCTGACCGGGCCGCCCTCGGTGACGAGGCAGTGGATGTCCTCGTCGTCGACCTCGGTGACCTCGATCGCGACCTTGCCGTCGTCGATCAGGAGGCGGTCACCGACCTTGACCTCGTGCGGGAGCTTCTTGTAGGTGCAGGAGACGCGCTCCTTGGTGCCGAGGATCTCGTCGCTGGTGATGACGACGCGGTCGCCGGTCTCCCAGCGGTGCGGGCCGTCGGCGAACTTGCCGAGGCGGATCTTCGGGCCCTGGAGGTCGGCGAGGATGGCGACCGGGCGGTCCGCCTGAGTGGCGGCCGCACGAACCAGGTCGTACACCTCGCGGTGGCTCTCGCGGGTGTCGTGGCTGAAGTTCATCCGGGCGACGTTCATGCCCGCTTCCACCAGCCCGAGCATGCGCTCGGGTGACTTGGTGGCGGGGCCCATCGTGCAGACGATTTTCACGCGGCGTGTCACGGCCATCAGGCTAGTCCTTCTTTCGGGGAGGCCTGGCGGCCGACCCCGGTCTTCGGCATGAAATGCGGGTGTCGACGGCGAGGTCGACCCGCTGTCGGTAGCGGGTGCGCTGCGTCGTCCGCGGGCTTCAGCGACCGCCGGTTCAGCCTAGCGTTCGCGTTCCGGCGCTCGTCGGCACATGCCCCAACCCGAGGGTGCGGGTGCTCCTGGCAGCGCAAAGATCGCCGCTTGAGTCAAGTTTGTCGATGCGAATCCTTCACCGGAGTGGCCGGGGTCACGAACGGGCGTGCGGTCGGCGGCGGAACCGCGCCGCCGTACCCGCGGAAGGGTATTTTCTGGAATCGACTAGCGACAATGGAAAATGCATCCCCGCCGCCCTGACCGGGGTGACGGGGACGCATTTGTCGAAATGGTGTCAGACGGAGAGTGGCTGCGAGTCCGAACGGACCGGTGCGGGCAGTTCTCCGGCGGCGCCGAGATAGCTGTGGATGGCGGCCGCGGCGGCCCGGCCCTCGGCGATCGCCCAGACGATCAGGGACGCGCCCTTGTGCATGTCGCCGGCGACGAAGACACCCTCGGCGCCGGTCTGCCAGGTCTCGCCGGCGTCCAGGACGTTGCGGCGGTTGCGGGTCAGGCCGAACTGCGCGAGCAGCGGCTGGTCCTCGGTGCCCTCGAAGCCGATGGCGAGCAGGACCAGGTCGGCGGGCAGTTCGCGTTCGGAGCCGGGAGTGGCCACGACGGTGCGGACACCGTCGACACGCTGCACCGACACCTCGGCGATCCGGATGGCGACCAGGTTGCCGTCGTCGTCGCCGACGAACTCCTGGACGGCCACGCCGAAGACCCGGTCGCCGCCCTCCTCGTGGGCTGCGTAGTTGCGCAGGATCAGCGGCCAGGTGGGCCACGGGTCGCTGAGGCCGCCACGCGTGTCAGGGGGCAGCGGGTACTGGTCGAGCTGGGTGATCGACGCGGCGCCCTGCCGGTGGGCGACACCGAGGCAGTCGGCGCCGGTGTCGCCGCCGCCGATGATGACGACGTGTTTGCCCTTGGCGTCGATCGGGGTGGTGTCCTGCAGGCCGGCGACGATCCGGTTGGCCGGGACCAGGTGTTCCATCGCCAGGTGGACGCCCTTCAGACCCCGGCCGGGGGTGTCGGTGACGTCCCGTCCGGCGAGCGCGCCGGCGGCGAGCAGGACCGCGTCGTACCGATCCCGCAGGTCGTCGGCGGTGATGTCGGAGCCGACGTCGACACCGGTCTGGAACTCGACTCCCTCGCCGGTCATCTGCGCCAGGCGGGCGTCGATGACATGCTTCTCGATCTTGAAGTCGGGGATGCCGTAGCGCAGCAGGCCGCCGATGCGGTCGTCACGCTCGTAGACGGTGACGGCGTGGCCGGCCCGGGCGAGCTGCTGGGCGGCGGCGAGCCCGGCCGGGCCGGAGCCGACGACCGCGACCGACTTGCCGGAGGCGAC from Actinoplanes derwentensis includes these protein-coding regions:
- a CDS encoding glutamate synthase subunit beta; translation: MPDPNGFLRYGRQLPKRRPVPVRILDYKEVYPPAGEELIRDQATRCMDCGIPFCHDGCPLGNRIPDWNDLVRTQQWEAAADSLHATNNFPEFTGRLCPAPCEAACVLGIGDDPVTIKQVEVEIANHAFDLGLVKPQPAPVASGKSVAVVGSGPAGLAAAQQLARAGHAVTVYERDDRIGGLLRYGIPDFKIEKHVIDARLAQMTGEGVEFQTGVDVGSDITADDLRDRYDAVLLAAGALAGRDVTDTPGRGLKGVHLAMEHLVPANRIVAGLQDTTPIDAKGKHVVIIGGGDTGADCLGVAHRQGAASITQLDQYPLPPDTRGGLSDPWPTWPLILRNYAAHEEGGDRVFGVAVQEFVGDDDGNLVAIRIAEVSVQRVDGVRTVVATPGSERELPADLVLLAIGFEGTEDQPLLAQFGLTRNRRNVLDAGETWQTGAEGVFVAGDMHKGASLIVWAIAEGRAAAAAIHSYLGAAGELPAPVRSDSQPLSV
- the pyk gene encoding pyruvate kinase, which encodes MAVTRRVKIVCTMGPATKSPERMLGLVEAGMNVARMNFSHDTRESHREVYDLVRAAATQADRPVAILADLQGPKIRLGKFADGPHRWETGDRVVITSDEILGTKERVSCTYKKLPHEVKVGDRLLIDDGKVAIEVTEVDDEDIHCLVTEGGPVSNNKGVSLPNVAVSVPALSDKDEEDLRFALSLGVDLVALSFVRAPEDINLVHKIMDEEGRRVPVIAKVEKPEAVEHLEAIVLAFDGVMVARGDLGVELPLDQVPLVQKRAVQLCRENAKPVIVATQMLDSMIENSRPTRAEASDVANAVLDGTDAVMLSGETSVGKYPVLTVSTMAKIVTTTEGGGMGVPRLQHDPRTHGGALTVAASQIARNIGAKALVAFSQTGDTVKRLARLHCDLPLYAFTPVAEVRNTLALSWGVETFLTDFVEHTDDMFRQVDAKMLGLGLAKPGDYVVVVAGSPPNAPGSTNTLRVHQLGSLVDPATV
- a CDS encoding acyl-CoA thioesterase, which codes for MTLLHGQAAVDQLLDLLDLLQVDAASFQGESPQTGAQRVFGGQVAGQALVAAGRTVDPARHVHSLHGYFVRAGDPTVPITFHVETIRDGRSFSVRRSTATQHGKTIFFMSASFQIPEEGLDHHTPAPEDVPAPEDVPTMLDWAEKYPSRMAMFKSAPQSVDVRYVGVPGWVPPGDRGIEPNQRVWMRFDGRLPDDPLIHACALTYASDMSLLDAVLSTHGEVWGPGGVIGASLDHALWFHRPFRADEWFLYDSTSPSASGARGLANGRMFTRDGRHIASAVQEGLLRRPGA